In Stomoxys calcitrans chromosome 2, idStoCalc2.1, whole genome shotgun sequence, the following proteins share a genomic window:
- the LOC106082837 gene encoding uncharacterized protein LOC106082837, with the protein MRVLTLVTIICALMATMSAAEELVREKRQHHGIGGGFGGHGGGFGGRGGGFGGHGGGGFGGRGGGFGGHGRGFGGHGGGFGGHQGHGGFGSHRGHGGGFRHHG; encoded by the coding sequence ATGAGAGTTCTAACACTTGTAACCATAATTTGCGCCTTAATGGCAACAATGTCAGCGGCAGAAGAGTTAGTACGTGAAAAGCGCCAACATCATGGAATAGGAGGAGGTTTTGGAGGTCATGGCGGTGGTTTTGGAGGTCGAGGCGGTGGCTTCGGAGGTCATGGCGGTGGTGGTTTCGGAGGTCGTGGTGGAGGTTTTGGTGGTCACGGACGTGGATTTGGTGGTCACGGCGGAGGCTTTGGTGGTCATCAAGGACATGGTGGATTTGGCAGCCATAGAGGACATGGTGGAGGCTTTCGCCATCATGGCTAG